Part of the Cryptosporangium arvum DSM 44712 genome, CAGCGGCAGCGGCTGGCGCTCGCCCGGGCGGTCGTGGGCCGGCCCCGCGTGCTCGTGCTCGACGACCCGCTCTCGGCCCTCGACGTCGAGACCGAAGCGCTCGTGGAGAGGGCGTTGCGCACGGTCCTGAAAGGCACCACCGCGCTCCTGGTCGTGCACCGCCCGTCCACCGTCGTGCTCGCCGACCGGGTCGCGCTGCTGGCCGGCGGCACGATCGCGGCCGTCGGCACCCACGAGGAACTGCTGGCCACCGTCCCCGCCTACCGGGACGTGCTCGACGCGACCCCACAGGAAGTACCGCGATGACCACCGACTGGCACGGCGTAGCCGCCGAGCAGGTCGACGACGTCCCGGACGACGCCGGCCTCCGGCTGCGCCGCCGGAGCCGGGCCCTGCTGAGAAGCCTGATCCGCCCGTACCGCAAGCCGATCGGCGTCGCGTCGCTGCTGCTGGTCGTCCAGAACGTCAGCGGCCTGGCCGGCCCGTACCTGATCAGCGTCGGCATCGACGCGGGTCTCCCGCCGCTGATCGACCACGGCGAGAGCAGCGTCGTCCTCACGGTGGCGGCCGCGCTCGTCGCCGCCACCGTCGTCGAGTCGGTGACCCGGCACGTGTATCTCCGCTACAGCGCCCGCATCACCAACGGCATCCTCTTCGACCTGCGGCGACGCGCGTTCGCGCACCTCCAGCGCCTCTCCCCCGCCTTCCACGAGCGCTACACCTCCGGCCGGGTGATCTCCCGCCTGACCTCGGACGTGGACTCGCTCGCCGACATGCTCGACGGCAGCCTCGACGACCTGGTCATCCAGACCCTGAACGTGCTGGTGATCGGCGTCATCCTGCTCGTGCTGGACTGGCGGATGGGGCTGCTGGCGCTGCTCGCGTTCCCGTTCCTGTGGTTGATCATCCGGTGGTTCCGCGCGGAGTCGGGGCCCGCGTACCGGCGGACCCGCGAGGCCGTCGCGTCGGTGATCGTCCACATCGTCGAGACGCTCGGCGGCATCCGCGCGGTGCAGGCGTTCCGCCGCGAGCCGCGGAACAACGTGCTGTTCGGCCGGCTCGCCGGCGACCTGGCCGCGGCCGACGCGAAGGTGCTCCGGCTGATGGCGGTGTTCGCGCCGGGCGTGTTCGGGGTGTCGACCGGCGCGACCGCGGTGATCCTGGCCGCCGGGGGCTGGCTGGCCGTGCACGGGCAGCTCCAGGTGGGGGTGCTCACGGCGATCCTGCTGTACGTCCGCCGGTTCTTCGACCCGATGATGCAGCTGTCGATGTTCTACAACAGCCTGCAGGCGGCGACCGCGGCGCTGGAGAAGATCTCCGGCGTGCTGGAGGAGGAGCCCGACGTCGCGCCTCCGGCCGAGCCGGTGCCGCTGCCGGTCCGGGCCGGGCGGGGTCGCTCGATCGCGCTCGAGCACGTCACGTTCGGCTACCGCGAGGGACGCACGATCCTGCCCGAGCTCGACCTGACGATCCCGGCGGGGCAGACCGTGGCCCTGCTCGGCGCGACCGGGGCGGGCAAGACGACGATCGCCCGCCTGATCGGCCGGTTCTACGACCCGCCGATCGGAAGCGTGCGCCTGGACGGCGTCGACTTGACCGACGTGGACGAGGACGCGCTGCGCGCGGCCATCGTGACCGTGACCCAGGAGAATTTCCTGTTCGGCGGAACGGTCGCGGACAACATCCGGTTCGGACGCCCCGACGCGAGCCCGGAGCAGATCGAGGCCGCGAGCGAACAGGTCGGGGCGGACCGGATGATCCGCGAGCTGCCGCTCGGGTTCGCGACCCCCGTCGGGCAGCGGGGATCGCGGCTCTCCGCCGGGCAGCGGCAGCTGATCGCGTTCTCCCGCGCGGTGCTGGCCGACCCGGACGTCCTGATCCTGGACGAGGCGACCTCGTCGCTGGACATCCCGAGCGAGCGGGCCGTGCAGCGCGCGCTCCGGACGCTGCTCGCCGACCGCACGGCGGTGATCATCGCCCACCGCCTCTCGACGGTGGAGATCGCCGACCGGGTGCTCGTG contains:
- a CDS encoding ABC transporter ATP-binding protein translates to MTTDWHGVAAEQVDDVPDDAGLRLRRRSRALLRSLIRPYRKPIGVASLLLVVQNVSGLAGPYLISVGIDAGLPPLIDHGESSVVLTVAAALVAATVVESVTRHVYLRYSARITNGILFDLRRRAFAHLQRLSPAFHERYTSGRVISRLTSDVDSLADMLDGSLDDLVIQTLNVLVIGVILLVLDWRMGLLALLAFPFLWLIIRWFRAESGPAYRRTREAVASVIVHIVETLGGIRAVQAFRREPRNNVLFGRLAGDLAAADAKVLRLMAVFAPGVFGVSTGATAVILAAGGWLAVHGQLQVGVLTAILLYVRRFFDPMMQLSMFYNSLQAATAALEKISGVLEEEPDVAPPAEPVPLPVRAGRGRSIALEHVTFGYREGRTILPELDLTIPAGQTVALLGATGAGKTTIARLIGRFYDPPIGSVRLDGVDLTDVDEDALRAAIVTVTQENFLFGGTVADNIRFGRPDASPEQIEAASEQVGADRMIRELPLGFATPVGQRGSRLSAGQRQLIAFSRAVLADPDVLILDEATSSLDIPSERAVQRALRTLLADRTAVIIAHRLSTVEIADRVLVLDAGRIVEDGPPAELLAAGGRYAALRELSGR